Proteins encoded together in one Pangasianodon hypophthalmus isolate fPanHyp1 chromosome 18, fPanHyp1.pri, whole genome shotgun sequence window:
- the slc13a4 gene encoding solute carrier family 13 member 4 — protein sequence MDLFRKLWAARKLILVVMIPLSLLPLPLIHPSSESSCAYVLIVTAVYWVSEAVPLGAAALVPAFLYPLFGVLKSSEVASEYFKDTTLLLMGVICLAASIEKWNLHKRIALRMVMIAGAKPGMLVLGFMCCTVFLSMWLSNTSTTAMVMPIAEAVLQQLIYTGIADSHDDSDTVETQEDENDKEKNLSKNHPELSDCDNSCEKLEIYTVSEEANGVALKPVQGTDFPKQTNGHLPEVSVDVPVPKKPKIKRDSMYPTKRDHMICKCLSLSITYAATIGGLITITGTSTNLIFAEQFNNRYPDAKVINFGTWFIFSLPIALIMLVLTWLWLHFLFLGCNFRETCSWSKKRKTKREILSEKRIHEEYQKLGAISYPEVVTGVFFILMTLLWFTREPGFVPGWTVLFEQQGYRTDATVSVLLGFLLFLIPARKPWPCSSSSRSTVTACEEDKEDEEEDPLAPMITWKDFLRLMPWEIVILVGAGYALAAGCKVSGLSMWIGRQLEPMSGLPPWAVTLLACLLVSAVTEFASNPATLTVFLPILSALSETVQINPLHTLIPATMCVSFGVMLPVGNPPNAIVFSYGHLKISDMVKAGFGVNLIGVLVVMLAITTWGVPLFQLTEFPAWAVMKNVTEGL from the exons ATGGATCTGTTCAGAAAGCTGTGGGCGGCGAGGAAGCTGATTCTTGTGGTCATGATCCCTCTGTCCCTGCTGCCTCTGCCTCTCATCCATCCAAGCAGT GAATCCTCCTGTGCCTATGTGCTGATTGTGACAGCAGTGTACTGGGTGTCAGAGGCAGTGCCTTTGGGGGCTGCAGCGTTGGTGCCGGCATTCTTATACCCACTCTTTGGGGTTCTCAAATCAAGTGAG GTAGCCTCAGAGTACTTTAAGGACACGACGCTCCTGCTGATGGGAGTTATCTGCCTGGCTGCTTCTATAGAAAAGTGGAACCTGCACAAACGCATTGCTCTGCGCATGGTTATGATAGCTGGAGCCAAACCTGGAAT GCTGGTGTTAGGATTCATGTGCTGCACTGTTTTCCTGTCAATGTGGCTGAGTAACACCTCCACAACAGCCATGGTGATGCCTATTGCTGAGGCCGTGCTGCAGCAGCTCATCTACACCGGCATCGCCGATTCTCACGATGATTCGGATACTGTGGAGACACAAGAGGACGAAAACG ATAAAGAGAAGAACTTGAGCAAGAATCACCCTGAGCTTTCAGACTGTGACAACAG TTGTGAGAAACTAGAGATTTACACAGTTTCTGAG GAAGCTAATGGTGTTGCATTGAAGCCAGTTCAGGGAACAGACTTTCCAAAGCAGACTAATGGACATCTACCTGAG GTTTCAGTTGATGTTCCTGTGCCAAAGAAACCCAAAATCAAGAGGGACTCAATGTACCCAACCAAGAGGGACCACATGATATGCAAGTGTCTGTCTCTGAGTATCACGTACGCAGCTACCATCGGCGGCCTCATCACCATCACCGGCACCTCCACCAATCTCATCTTTGCAGAACAGTTCAACAA TCGATACCCAGATGCCAAAGTCATCAATTTTGGAACGTGGTTCATCTTCAGCCTGCCTATTGCTCTCATTATGCTGGTGTTAACTTGGCTCTGgctccacttcctgttccttGGATGCAA CTTCAGGGAAACTTGTTCTTGGAGTAAGAAACGCAAGACCAAGCGGGAGATTCTCTCTGAGAAACGCATCCATGAAGAGTACCAGAAGCTTGGTGCCATAAG TTATCCAGAAGTTGTGACGGGAgtcttcttcattctgatgaCCTTGCTGTGGTTCACAAGAGAACCGGGATTTGTTCCTGGCTGGACAGTCCTGTTTGAGCA GCAAGGCTACAGGACTGATGCCACAGTCTCTGTGCTGCTTggcttcctcctcttcctcatccctGCACGCAAGCCCTGGCCCTGTTCATCTTCGAGCAGAAGCACAG TGACTGCTTGCGAAGAGGAcaaggaggatgaagaggaagacCCCTTGGCACCCATGATCACGTGGAAAGACTTCTTGAGACTGATGCCATGGGAAATTGTGATTCTGGTTGGAGCAGGATATGCGCTGGCAGCTGGGTGTAAG GTGTCGGGTTTGTCCATGTGGATTGGGCGTCAGCTGGAGCCGATGAGCGGCTTGCCACCATGGGCCGTCACTCTACTCGCTTGCTTGCTCGTGTCTGCTGTGACTGAATTCGCCAGCAACCCTGCCACTCTCACTGTGTTCCTGCCCATCCTTTCTGCTTTG tcAGAGACTGTGCAGATAAACCCCCTGCACACTCTCATCCCCGCCACCATGTGTGTCTCCTTCGGAGTCATGCTGCCTGTAGGAAACCCACCAAACGCCATTGTGTTCAGTTATGGACATCTGAAAATCAGCGACATG GTTAAGGCTGGTTTCGGGGTGAATCTGATTGGAGTTTTGGTGGTCATGCTGGCTATAACCACATGGGGAGTCCCGCTTTTCCAGCTGACGGAGTTCCCTGCCTGGGcagtaatgaaaaatgtaactGAGGGCTTGTAG